The Candidatus Kryptoniota bacterium genomic sequence CTGAGAACGGAGTCGAAGGATCGTTGTATGAAAATCCAAGTTCAATGCCGGGAGTATGAGTGACAGCTATGTTGACCGGAGTCTTGATTGCGCTCGACCCCACGGTCTCGTCGTCGATGCCCGGAGTTGAGTACTTATAGAATCCGTCCAGCTTGCTTCTTAAACCGAATCCGAAATCGTGAATATACCCGACCTCGTAGAAGTCATCCCGTTCAGGAAGCGTTGGCTGACCGGTGTTGATTACGTTCGATGCGATTGTCCGCAAGCCCTCTACATTTGTTGGGATAAAAAGACGCCCGTAATAAAGATAGGCGGTATTCGATTCGTCGAAGAGAATATTCCATTTGATGCGGGGGCTTACTTGATTCTGGAGAGGTGCATCTGGCGCTATATGCTGATCGTACCTTACTCCGAGCTCAATCCTCGTCCATTCTAATGGATGGATTTCACTTTCGGCGAATATGCCGAAGTCGGAGCCGTTGAAATTTGTCATGACCGCCGGTCCGACATGCCCAGCACTATCTTTGGATGTGAAGTCCTCCTTGCCGTGTGTTGCGCTAAAGTTCAAACCGATTGCATACATGAAATGATGGGAGAGGCGAGAATCAAATTTCACTCTTGTGCCCACGGTTGTAAACGAGCGATCTTCAGCGAGGATGTAGTTATTTGTCGTATCTCCAGCGAATTGAAATGTGGCAGGGTCGCCGGGTCCGGGAGTGTAACTAAGTCCGCCTTCTCGTGCGTATCCTCCCACAAAGAGATTGCTCTCCCTGTCCGTCTCGGAGGAAATGACGTGGTAATACGAGAGAGTCTGGAAACCGTTGCTCGTGTTTTGCAGGTCGTTCATTATGCCTTCAACGGAATCGTATGGAACCTGCGTGTAGGTGTTGCTGTAATTAAGGTTGGAGGTGAGATAGTCGACATCGCTGAGTGCATAATCGAGCTTGCCATAAAGGAAGTAATCGAAACCGTGGTCGTGAAAGATATCCGCGACAGGCGGATCGATGCGGCGGTCGCTTTCCTGGCGCGTCCCGGACAGGAACAAGCCCAGATTGCCAATGTGGTCGCTGAGCGAGAGATTTTGTCCGTTGGAACTCAACGCCTTGAAAGATCCGACTTTCTTTCCAAGAGTGTCGTTGGAATTGGGAGCAAAGTAACTCCCTGCGTAAGTCGATGCGTCGAGATGAAAGCCGCCAGGCGGCACTCGATTTTGAAGATCGATTATAGCTGCAGTTTGTCCGCCATACTCGGCTGTCCAGCCACCATCAATAAACGTCGCACGGTCGATTACTTTCGGATCGACCACGTCGTTAAGTCCACCGAAGACGCCCAGCGGCACGGGTATTCCATCGATATAGTACGTGAACTCACCGTGCATGCCACGAATATGCACTTCGCCTGTCGGAGCGCGCGCGACTCCCATCAGATTCTCCTGTATAAGTTCGGTCATGTGTGCCGTCGGAGGGGCGTGATAGGTCTCAGACTCAAATACCTGATTCCCAGTGGTGAGACCGAACGTGGTGACCGGCGTAATATGCTGACCTACGACTACCTGCTCGTTGAAAGTCAGGGTAGTGAGGGCAACAGAATCGACAAGATGGTTCTTGTCGATGACGACAGATTTTGACACGTCATTATATCCGACAGAGTGAACTGAAAGATTATAAGTCCCGTCATCGATGTCAACGAATACCGCGACGCCAGATTGGCTCGTGACTTTTTCCTGTATGATTGTACCGTCACGACGGAGCGCAACCAAAGCAAGTTGTATAGGAACGTTAAGGATCGAATCGGAAACGACAACAGTGTAGGACTCACCCTCTTGTGGAACTGTTCCGCCGCTCGCGATATTCGCCGAAGAGCGGGCTGCGACCTGTGCCAATACGACGGGGGCCGCACTAAATGCGGAACAATATATCAAGAATAGAAAAATGCGTTTAAGCATTGCATACTCCTTAGTGTTATATGAAAACAGTTAGCACACGCCACATAGATAGTGGCGCGCCAATTTTAAAGGTAGATTAAGGAGTTATGCTTGTGGAGGTGCGCGGGTGGAATAGCTTCGGGTAGGTTCCGAGAAATGCCGGCTGATCCTACCTGTCGGAAAGAAAGAAACTTCTGTCCGGGATATGAATTCATGGCTTATAGCAGGTGTACCGGTCGTCGATTGTGCAAAGTTATGCGCGGGGCAGGTAAGTTCGAAGTCGTTCGCATCAACCACATGGTGCGAACCGGGTTGGGAATTAAAATCAAGCTGGCCTTCGAGAGGAACAAAGTCTTTGTGATCGAGGGAGAAGGTTGCTGTAATGAGGACATAAAGCACTAGGATTGTCTTCGCGACGGCTTTATGGTGCTTCAGATACATGTTCTCCCTTAGCTTTTTCTGTCGAGTATAGCTACCGAAGTATTATAATCAAATAGACAAAAGAAAACGTCGTTTAGTTCCGGTCTACAGTGCCATAAGGTCCTTGTCCACGTCAGTTTTCCAAAGCCTCACAGGTTCAATGATATTGTATTAGCACATCAATCGGGGGCAGGTCACCGGAGGTCCCGTCTTTGACCATGGGGCACTTTCTTTTTTTGACAGTCGTTTCAGAAGCCAGGATCCGAAAATCAAGGAGGTGAGATTCTAGCAGGTTCTAAATCCAGTTTGACCTGGTGTACGCTCAAGTATACCTCTCCTCGGGCCACTGGTAGAATAGCAAGTGGGATTTCGACCATTAATAAGTTCGAGTCATCGTTCCGATCGGGGAGCAACTTGTCTTGGGAAACATCTGAACTCATAGGTTAATTCAAGTGTCGCTCAGCAAACGGATTCCAATAGCAATTTCCTCATTCTTCTTCTGTTAGAAATAGCAAAGTCCCGCTCACGCGGGACTTTTTGTGTTTAGACCAATTTGGTTTGATCAGTACATGTCGCCCATTTGAGGAGATGGCGCAGCTGATCTCTCTTTCTCGGGCTTCTCACATACCACTGCTTCAGTGGTGAGGAGTAAGCTTGCAACGCTTGCAGCGTTCTGAAGTGCGGTACGTGTCACCTTTGTCGGGTCGATCACGCCGGCCTTGATAAGGTTCTCGTACTTCTCAGTCTGCGCGTTGAATCCGAAATCGTCTTTACCCTCTCTTACCTTCTGGAGGACAACGGAGCCTTCCAATCCAGCATTGTTGACGATCCATCTCAAAGGCTCTTCGAGAGCTTTCTTTATTATCTCAACGCCAATCTTCTGGTCTTCGTTTTCAGTTTTAACCGAATCCAGCGTGGAAACCGTTCTAAGGAAGGCAACGCCGCCGCCGGGAACAATACCTTCTTCAACTGCTGCACGCGTTGCATGAAGTGCATCCTCTACGCGGCCCTTTTTCTCTTTCATCTCGACCTCGGTGGTAGCGCCCATCTTAAGTACGGCGACGCCGCCGGATAACTTTGCCAGTCTCTCCTGCAGTTTCTCTTTGTCATAGTCCGATGTCGTCTTATCGATCTGCGCTTTGACTTCGTTGATGCGGCGCTTGATATCATCTTTCAATCCCGCACCTTCGACGATCGTTGTGTTGTCCTTGTCAACGGTTACCTTTTTCGCCGTACCGAGGAGCGCAAGTGTTGTATTTTCGAGCTTGAATCCCTTCTCTTCAGAGATAACCTGTCCACCGGTCAGGACGGCGATGTCCTCAAGCATCGCCTTCCGCCTATCGCCGAATCCGGGAGCCTTCACGCCCACACACTTCAAAGTGCCGCGAATCTTGTTCACGACCAGCGTCGCAAGTGCCTCACCCTCGAGGTCCTCCGCAATAATGACGGTCGAGCGTCCGGTTTGGGCAATCTTCTCGAGTACCGGCAGAAGGTCCTTCATTGCGGAGATCTTCTTGTCGTGGATAAGTATGTACGGATCCTCCATATTCGCTTCCATGGATTCTGTGTCCGTCACGAAGTAGGGCGATAGATAGCCGCGGTCGAACTGCATTCCCTCGACCACTTCCAGTGTCGTGTCCGTACCCTTCGCCTCTTCAACAGTGATTACGCCGTCCTTTCCCACTTTGTCCATCGCTTTCGCGATAAGCTCGCCGATCTCGCTGTCATTGTTCGCGGAAATTGTTCCGACTTGAGCGATCTCTTTCTTGTCCGTCACCTTGCGACTCATTTGTTTCAAGCCCGCGACTATTTGTTGGACAGCGAGATCGATACCGCGCTTCAGGTCCATCGGGTTTGCACCTGCAGTTACGTTTTTCAATCCTTCACGATAAATCGCTTGAGCGAGGACTGTTGCCGTGGTGGTCCCGTCGCCTGCGACGTCGGAAGTCTTGGATGCGACTTCGCGAACCATCTGTGCGCCCATGTTCTCGATCGCATCTTCAAGTTCGATTTCTTTCGCTACCGTCACGCCGTCCTTGGTTACGGTTGGGGCACCGTACTTCTTGTCGATGATGACGTTGCGTCCGCGTGGTCCGAGAGTCACTTTCACGGCATCTGCCAGCTTGTCAACACCTCGTTTCAGTGCTGAACGGGCATCGGGACCAAATTGAATTATCTTTGCTGCCATTATTTTATACTCCTTCTATTTCATATAATTGCAAAAATGTCGCTTTCGCGCATGATGAGATACTCCGTGCCTTCGTAATTGACTTCGGTTCCGGAGTACTTCCCGTACAAAATTTTGTCTCCAACTTTGACTTCAATCTGAATCTTCTTGCCTTCGTCGGTAACCCTTCCAGGTCCGATTGCGACTATCTCACCTTCCTGCGGACGTTCCTTCGCAGTATCGGGAACAAAAAGTCCACCTTTGGTTTTCTCGTCAGCCGGCAATGGTTTTACGACAACTCTGTCTGCCAATGGTTTAATCCTCATTTAACGACCCTCCTATTTTCTAAATCTCTTCTTAATTTTTTTGCTCATCCAAAGACTTGGATGTATTTTCGAACCTGGCCTTTGAGAGTGCTGATTTAGCGCTCTATAATTTTGGAGTCAGGGACTCAAACGTTGAGACGCATTGACTCAACTCAGTCTATTCACACTTAAAGGAATTCGCCAAATCCTTGACGTTTTTACGCGCGTCCTTCCGAACATCGTCCTGGCGCTTTTCTTTCGATACCTGCTCGAGGGCAAACTGCTTGTATGAAAAGTTTGCTGCATCAAATGTCTCTTTAATAGCAGACAGATTCGTCGTTGTGATCTCTTGAAGTAGACGTGTCACAAGAAATCTCCCGTGCAACCTTGCCTCGGGTCCAGATCTTTACATGCTAGTCCAAAAGATATCTCTCCATGCCGGCAGAGGAATTTCTGACGATTCGAAATACGCTTGACACGCTGTATATGATCCCGGTTTTAAGGGGCTTGTCTGCAATGAGACCCACAATCCGTATCCCATGAATTGTATGAATCGAAACGTCTTAGTTCGGCACCTCCCATTCAAGAACGGAATAGGTCTTTCTGAATCTTGAATAGTGTACCAATCGTGACCTCGATAACCAATCGACTGAAGGGATGATAGAGTAGCTAATCCTCTCTGGGAGGCGAAAGTGACTGCCAAAGCAAGTGTGCGTTCCCTTATTTGCTACTTAGTGCTGCCCTTCAGAGCTTATCGAACAGAAAAGGATAAGAAGATAGAGAATGGAATTGAGTTCATGGTACTGCAGAACTAGAATCGATCGGTGTACATTGAATCCAGATCCGAGAATGGATTGCGTACTCCCAAGGATGTTTCAATTGTTCTCCCGGTTACGGAGGAAAATGAATGCCGTTTCGGTTATAATATGTGGCAGGTGCCGCAGATCGGCCACGGCGCTTGCCGCGCCACCAGGTATGGCTTAGGTAACTTAGTTAATCTGAATTTTTCAAAGAGGAATATTGCAATGATTCAATTCCATCCGGCTTTCTGGAGTATTTCCTTAACCGATATGCTCAAAGAGCTGGAAGCAGTAAAGGATGGGTTGACTGCCGATGACGCCAGAAGGCGCCTCACCACTTATGGCTCTAATATCCTTAAGCCTCCAAAGCGAACGGATGTTTTGACGCTCCTGCTCAACCAGTTCAAGAGTCCGATCATCCTCATCCTTTTCTTCGCCACGGGG encodes the following:
- the groL gene encoding chaperonin GroEL (60 kDa chaperone family; promotes refolding of misfolded polypeptides especially under stressful conditions; forms two stacked rings of heptamers to form a barrel-shaped 14mer; ends can be capped by GroES; misfolded proteins enter the barrel where they are refolded when GroES binds) — encoded protein: MAAKIIQFGPDARSALKRGVDKLADAVKVTLGPRGRNVIIDKKYGAPTVTKDGVTVAKEIELEDAIENMGAQMVREVASKTSDVAGDGTTTATVLAQAIYREGLKNVTAGANPMDLKRGIDLAVQQIVAGLKQMSRKVTDKKEIAQVGTISANNDSEIGELIAKAMDKVGKDGVITVEEAKGTDTTLEVVEGMQFDRGYLSPYFVTDTESMEANMEDPYILIHDKKISAMKDLLPVLEKIAQTGRSTVIIAEDLEGEALATLVVNKIRGTLKCVGVKAPGFGDRRKAMLEDIAVLTGGQVISEEKGFKLENTTLALLGTAKKVTVDKDNTTIVEGAGLKDDIKRRINEVKAQIDKTTSDYDKEKLQERLAKLSGGVAVLKMGATTEVEMKEKKGRVEDALHATRAAVEEGIVPGGGVAFLRTVSTLDSVKTENEDQKIGVEIIKKALEEPLRWIVNNAGLEGSVVLQKVREGKDDFGFNAQTEKYENLIKAGVIDPTKVTRTALQNAASVASLLLTTEAVVCEKPEKERSAAPSPQMGDMY
- the groES gene encoding co-chaperone GroES — its product is MRIKPLADRVVVKPLPADEKTKGGLFVPDTAKERPQEGEIVAIGPGRVTDEGKKIQIEVKVGDKILYGKYSGTEVNYEGTEYLIMRESDIFAII